The following proteins are co-located in the Pontiella desulfatans genome:
- a CDS encoding (2Fe-2S) ferredoxin domain-containing protein encodes MKKSSTPYQAHLFVCTKSRGGERKSCGDGDNPALKDVLKDEVKKRGWKPVVRVSESSCLGVCDAGPNIMIYPQKIWFSEVTHADVPGILELVGSLVTEPA; translated from the coding sequence ATGAAAAAAAGCTCGACCCCCTATCAAGCCCATCTGTTCGTCTGCACCAAGTCGCGCGGCGGCGAACGAAAGTCGTGCGGCGACGGCGACAACCCGGCACTGAAGGATGTCCTCAAGGACGAGGTCAAGAAGCGCGGCTGGAAACCCGTGGTGCGCGTCTCCGAGTCCAGCTGCCTGGGCGTGTGCGATGCCGGCCCCAACATCATGATCTACCCGCAGAAAATCTGGTTCTCCGAAGTCACCCACGCCGATGTCCCCGGAATCCTCGAGCTGGTTGGCTCACTCGTTACCGAGCCCGCGTAG
- a CDS encoding response regulator transcription factor: MSSQMLKVAFRNSGEKQRSGTDALSLRELEVFELIGRGNSTREIAEQLNLSVKTIETNRAHIKDKLHLRSGTELMLRAIHGVENESLRISWQIVTKPL, encoded by the coding sequence ATGTCTTCGCAGATGTTGAAGGTGGCTTTTCGCAATAGTGGGGAAAAACAGCGTTCCGGAACCGATGCGCTGAGCCTTCGCGAACTTGAAGTTTTCGAGCTGATTGGCCGCGGAAACTCCACCCGCGAAATCGCCGAGCAACTGAACCTGAGCGTAAAAACCATCGAGACCAACCGCGCGCACATCAAGGACAAGCTTCATTTGCGAAGCGGAACCGAACTGATGCTGCGCGCCATCCACGGGGTGGAAAACGAGTCGCTCCGCATTTCCTGGCAGATCGTCACCAAACCCCTGTAA
- a CDS encoding secretin and TonB N-terminal domain-containing protein: MTTHKLKFSTASLLGLIAFFVDGQVSVRAQDTAATQSAGAQIIEPGEDVQTAEFVTINVKDANIAEVLKAYSLQTGQSIVVGPDVVSENVNVRLNNIPWEDALDVILKPYGFGYRVVGDTIVISKLENIVTVEGIEPLVSKVFNLSFVDAYDIKSIIEAQLTVRGKFTIHETKSLPGWEFGGEGNSGAAVEAGVRSRKKKEEIQKSKTFVITDVPSAITKIENILEQLDLMPEQVLIEAKFLEISTGGLSDIGLEYIGALEQVTDSGLGAGNLTPALLDEDLLKVLNLTTGFPDPMNTKAAGGYSQDSGINLSHSVVGDWGAQMLFNFIEQDDDANVLSAPQVMTMNNQEAAILVGQKYPIIKSENNSGSGSTVTSTSLDYYENVGIQLNVIPQVCANDYVNMIVHPAVSEFTGDSVAGVVTAGSSSQSGTSYPVIRIREAETQVMIKSASTAIIGGLQNERDTEIIKKIPFLGDIPFLGRLFRSERIEKEKIDLLIFIKATVVDNEAYAADSLSRQQTREARMDLELTRKAEIEEQAAIEVDAKTAKADQAENEEILALVQQMDGGEQTKTTETSEEGM, translated from the coding sequence ATGACAACACATAAGTTGAAGTTCAGTACAGCATCCCTGTTGGGATTGATTGCATTTTTCGTAGACGGGCAGGTTTCGGTAAGGGCTCAAGACACCGCCGCAACGCAATCTGCCGGTGCCCAGATCATTGAGCCCGGTGAAGATGTGCAAACGGCCGAGTTTGTGACCATCAATGTGAAGGACGCCAATATTGCGGAAGTATTAAAGGCCTATTCGCTGCAAACCGGCCAGAGTATCGTGGTGGGTCCCGATGTGGTTTCGGAAAACGTCAATGTTCGCCTGAACAACATTCCCTGGGAAGACGCGCTCGACGTGATCCTCAAGCCCTACGGCTTCGGCTACCGGGTGGTGGGCGACACCATCGTGATCAGCAAGCTCGAAAACATTGTGACGGTGGAAGGCATTGAGCCGCTCGTTTCCAAGGTCTTCAATCTTAGTTTTGTCGATGCATACGACATCAAGTCCATTATCGAAGCGCAGCTGACGGTGCGCGGCAAGTTCACCATTCACGAAACCAAAAGCCTTCCGGGGTGGGAATTCGGTGGAGAAGGCAACAGCGGTGCTGCCGTCGAAGCCGGTGTTCGCTCCCGCAAGAAAAAAGAGGAAATCCAGAAGAGTAAAACCTTCGTGATCACCGATGTGCCGTCCGCCATCACCAAGATAGAAAACATTCTGGAGCAGCTCGATCTCATGCCGGAACAGGTATTGATCGAAGCCAAGTTCCTCGAAATCTCTACCGGTGGCCTGTCGGACATCGGCCTTGAATACATCGGCGCCCTCGAACAGGTTACCGATAGTGGCCTCGGCGCAGGCAACCTGACCCCCGCCCTGCTGGACGAGGATCTGCTGAAGGTGCTCAACCTCACCACCGGATTCCCCGATCCGATGAACACCAAGGCCGCCGGCGGCTATTCGCAGGATAGCGGCATCAACCTTTCGCACAGCGTGGTGGGCGACTGGGGCGCGCAGATGCTCTTCAACTTCATCGAGCAGGACGACGACGCCAACGTGCTCTCCGCCCCGCAGGTCATGACCATGAACAACCAGGAAGCCGCCATCCTCGTTGGCCAGAAATACCCGATCATCAAATCGGAAAACAATTCCGGCAGCGGCAGCACGGTGACCTCCACCAGTCTCGACTACTATGAAAACGTGGGCATCCAGCTCAACGTGATCCCGCAGGTTTGCGCGAACGACTATGTGAACATGATCGTGCACCCGGCGGTGAGCGAATTCACCGGCGACAGCGTGGCGGGCGTCGTGACCGCAGGCAGCAGCTCGCAGTCCGGCACCTCCTATCCGGTCATCCGCATCCGCGAGGCCGAAACCCAGGTCATGATCAAGAGCGCCAGCACCGCCATCATCGGCGGCCTGCAGAACGAGCGCGATACCGAAATCATCAAGAAGATCCCGTTCCTCGGCGACATCCCGTTCCTCGGCCGCCTGTTCCGCAGCGAACGGATCGAGAAGGAAAAGATCGACCTGCTGATCTTCATCAAGGCCACCGTGGTCGATAACGAAGCCTATGCCGCCGACTCCCTCTCCCGCCAGCAAACCCGCGAAGCCAGAATGGATCTCGAGTTGACCAGGAAGGCTGAAATCGAAGAGCAAGCCGCCATCGAAGTGGATGCCAAGACGGCTAAGGCAGACCAAGCGGAAAACGAGGAAATCCTTGCCCTCGTCCAGCAGATGGATGGTGGTGAGCAAACGAAAACGACCGAAACTTCCGAAGAGGGAATGTAG
- a CDS encoding GspE/PulE family protein, whose amino-acid sequence MITDQLSEMMIRSGRVGSSQLEKAMAIQENSGRVLTDILIEEKLASPYDIAQTFSELLNIPYLELGEEFHLQRDEFDMIPESIARRYCLVPLTKEEGVSITLVMKNPLDMDAVDTVRSLTSLEVHKAVSTEDKINQIIDKCYKEEAYVEAGLQDIVDVEAAADNAGFEADIGDVDQLLVHANDAPVVRYVNLLLMEAVRDGASDIHFEPGENNCAVRMRVDGTLHLVTPPPKSLYQAIVTRIKILSEMDIAERRLPLDGRFKFKFSGRVIDVRVSSMPLVFGEKVVMRILDKKSLVLDLKDIGFEGQKLKRFHEILGMPNGIVLLTGPTGSGKTTTLYSALGILKSPTRNVQTVEDPVEYLMEGINQMPVRPKIGLNFAECLRHILRQDPDAVMIGEIRDAETAEIAMRASLTGHIVLSTLHTNDATSSFSRMRDIGIPSYLTAATMRLIIAQRLVKTICPNCKAPYQPDAGEMEWVKPVYPDAENWSFMHGEGCNQCRRSGMKGRRAIFEFLEVTPAIRELVHGEADDMTLRRKAIEGGMQTLAQNAFQRVREGDTTISEAINKCMAD is encoded by the coding sequence ATGATTACCGACCAACTCAGCGAAATGATGATCCGTAGCGGGCGCGTTGGCTCGTCGCAACTGGAGAAGGCCATGGCCATCCAGGAGAACTCCGGCCGCGTCCTGACGGATATCCTGATCGAGGAAAAACTGGCGTCGCCCTACGATATTGCCCAGACCTTCTCGGAGTTGTTGAACATCCCGTATCTCGAACTGGGGGAGGAGTTCCACCTCCAACGCGACGAGTTCGACATGATTCCCGAATCGATCGCCCGTCGCTATTGCCTCGTTCCCCTGACGAAGGAAGAGGGGGTTTCCATTACGCTCGTGATGAAGAACCCGCTCGACATGGACGCCGTCGATACCGTGCGTTCGTTGACCTCGCTGGAAGTCCACAAGGCGGTCAGCACCGAGGACAAGATCAACCAGATCATCGACAAATGCTACAAGGAGGAGGCCTATGTCGAGGCCGGCCTGCAGGATATCGTCGATGTGGAAGCGGCGGCGGACAACGCCGGTTTCGAAGCCGACATAGGCGATGTCGACCAGTTGCTGGTGCACGCCAACGACGCGCCGGTGGTTCGCTACGTTAACCTGTTGCTGATGGAGGCCGTGCGCGATGGCGCCTCGGACATCCATTTCGAGCCGGGCGAAAACAATTGCGCAGTCCGGATGCGGGTCGATGGTACGTTGCACCTGGTCACCCCGCCGCCGAAGTCGCTCTACCAGGCGATCGTGACGCGCATCAAGATTCTTTCGGAGATGGATATTGCGGAACGCCGCCTGCCGCTGGATGGCCGTTTCAAGTTCAAGTTTTCGGGCCGGGTGATCGATGTGCGTGTTTCATCCATGCCCCTGGTGTTTGGCGAAAAAGTCGTTATGCGAATTCTCGACAAGAAGAGCCTCGTTCTGGATCTCAAGGATATTGGCTTCGAAGGCCAAAAGCTCAAGCGCTTCCACGAAATCCTGGGCATGCCGAACGGTATCGTGCTGCTCACCGGCCCGACCGGCAGCGGTAAGACCACGACGCTCTACAGTGCGCTGGGCATTCTGAAAAGCCCGACGCGCAACGTGCAGACGGTCGAGGATCCGGTTGAATATTTAATGGAGGGCATCAACCAGATGCCGGTGCGCCCGAAGATCGGCCTCAACTTTGCCGAGTGCCTGCGCCACATCCTCCGCCAAGACCCGGATGCGGTCATGATCGGGGAAATCCGCGATGCGGAGACGGCCGAGATTGCCATGCGCGCCTCGCTCACGGGACACATTGTGCTCAGCACGCTGCATACGAACGATGCCACCTCCTCGTTCAGCCGCATGCGCGACATTGGCATTCCCTCCTATCTGACGGCGGCCACGATGCGCCTGATCATTGCCCAGCGGCTGGTGAAAACCATCTGCCCGAACTGCAAGGCGCCCTATCAGCCCGACGCGGGCGAGATGGAGTGGGTCAAGCCCGTCTATCCCGACGCAGAGAACTGGTCGTTCATGCATGGCGAAGGCTGCAACCAGTGCCGCAGGAGCGGCATGAAAGGACGACGCGCCATTTTCGAATTTCTCGAAGTCACTCCTGCGATCCGCGAACTGGTCCATGGGGAGGCCGACGACATGACGCTCCGCCGCAAGGCGATCGAAGGCGGAATGCAAACCTTGGCCCAAAACGCCTTCCAGCGGGTGCGCGAGGGCGATACCACGATTAGCGAAGCCATCAATAAATGCATGGCCGATTAA
- a CDS encoding type II secretion system F family protein, whose amino-acid sequence MASFSYIAKNKEGQEVRSSLEAATRLEALEALRKKGLTVVDLFNVEDAPSSAKPALAKVKTAKPAKVPRQSFSFASKVKMTDLAVFCRQLAISVNAGVPLRDAIEGIGMELEHPVLKRISIDIVQQLHDGRSFSEAIARHPKVFNEMFHGLVKVAEESGKLPGTLRQLADYLEKADRLRRRIKAMAAYPIFIGIFFIIVCMIMTLFILPQFTDIFGGQGAELPAFTKLVFGVNEFFVDNFLVIVVGVVLSTTAFVLYGRTPAGSYQKDKFKLAMPYAGGCLKKYILARFCRSMAIMVHSGVPISNALEICADATGNQLLKRNVLGVREMIMTGNRIASSLEKSGIFPGLIVRMVAVGEDSGQLPEVLDNVSDLYEDQVEVSVMTSMALFEPLVICVFGAFILMLVLAIYLPIFTVSTGMH is encoded by the coding sequence ATGGCATCATTCAGCTACATTGCGAAAAACAAGGAAGGCCAGGAAGTCCGCTCTTCGCTCGAGGCGGCCACCCGGCTCGAGGCCCTGGAGGCCCTGCGCAAGAAGGGGCTGACGGTCGTCGATCTTTTTAACGTCGAAGATGCCCCCTCGTCGGCAAAGCCTGCCCTGGCCAAGGTCAAGACCGCGAAACCAGCCAAGGTGCCGCGCCAGTCCTTTTCGTTTGCATCGAAGGTCAAGATGACCGACCTCGCGGTGTTCTGCCGCCAGTTGGCCATCTCGGTCAACGCCGGCGTTCCGTTGCGCGATGCCATCGAGGGCATCGGCATGGAGCTTGAGCACCCGGTCCTGAAGCGGATCAGCATCGATATTGTGCAGCAGTTGCACGACGGACGCAGTTTTTCCGAGGCGATCGCGCGGCATCCGAAGGTGTTCAACGAAATGTTCCACGGGTTGGTCAAGGTGGCCGAGGAGTCGGGCAAGCTGCCCGGCACCCTGCGGCAGCTGGCCGACTATCTGGAAAAAGCCGACCGCCTGCGCCGGCGCATCAAGGCCATGGCGGCCTATCCCATTTTCATCGGTATCTTTTTCATCATCGTCTGCATGATCATGACGCTGTTCATCCTGCCGCAGTTCACCGACATTTTCGGGGGGCAGGGGGCCGAGTTGCCGGCGTTCACCAAGCTGGTGTTCGGGGTCAACGAATTCTTCGTGGACAATTTCCTGGTCATCGTCGTGGGCGTTGTGCTGTCGACGACGGCGTTTGTCCTCTATGGCCGCACACCGGCGGGGTCGTATCAAAAGGACAAGTTCAAGCTGGCCATGCCCTACGCCGGCGGCTGCCTGAAAAAATATATCCTGGCGCGCTTCTGCCGCAGCATGGCGATCATGGTGCACAGCGGGGTGCCCATTTCCAACGCACTCGAAATCTGCGCCGACGCCACCGGCAACCAGTTGCTCAAGCGCAACGTGCTGGGCGTACGCGAAATGATCATGACCGGCAACCGCATTGCATCCAGCCTGGAAAAATCGGGCATCTTCCCGGGGCTGATCGTGCGCATGGTGGCCGTGGGCGAGGATTCCGGGCAGCTGCCCGAGGTGCTCGACAATGTCTCCGATCTTTACGAAGACCAGGTGGAGGTTTCTGTTATGACCTCCATGGCGTTGTTCGAGCCGCTGGTCATTTGTGTCTTTGGCGCGTTCATCCTGATGCTGGTGTTGGCGATCTATTTGCCGATCTTCACCGTCTCGACGGGCATGCACTGA
- a CDS encoding type IV pilin protein, with product MKTKKNKKSGFTLVELMVVAIIVAILAAVAIPLMSGNKDRAMATEAQTGCSTIATAMRMHYVEHGNFTAITDPADLGGIKAEADLNGTYFLGNGYTITPGADGNNYTITADGSGDAAGMRVTMAVVDGKTTWTYGETPAP from the coding sequence ATGAAGACCAAGAAAAACAAAAAGTCCGGTTTCACTCTGGTGGAACTGATGGTTGTGGCCATTATCGTCGCCATTCTGGCGGCGGTGGCCATCCCGCTGATGTCGGGTAACAAGGACCGTGCCATGGCGACCGAGGCCCAGACCGGCTGCAGCACCATTGCAACCGCGATGCGCATGCACTATGTCGAGCATGGCAACTTCACTGCCATTACCGATCCGGCAGATCTGGGTGGCATCAAGGCTGAAGCAGACCTTAATGGAACCTACTTCCTCGGAAACGGCTACACCATCACACCCGGTGCGGATGGAAACAACTACACCATTACGGCCGATGGCAGTGGCGACGCGGCTGGCATGCGCGTTACCATGGCGGTTGTCGATGGCAAAACCACCTGGACGTATGGTGAAACACCGGCTCCGTAA
- the pilM gene encoding type IV pilus biogenesis protein PilM: protein MAAAESITKRENIAGINIADGVVSVARIVRRGRHKIVLTHAGWMEYAPDASDAEIVQVIKRLWKTTRMPTRTVCAGLHTRSLCLKYFKYPDLAPRELTSALCLEAEESLQLPPEQIALDWHINRPRNDPYTQLGEQLHGILVAVGKKEVNRQLNLLKRAGLYPVLMDVGSTSLCNLFLALRGEKVNNDNAVCVVNLSRYNADISILYNDHYIYPRTIISRSAEWSTKVQYLIENISDALLYYHVKVDKTPVTQLVLTGFVPDDPQFVAQVHDTIGLPTEVWSPLRDANFLISHSVKTSKKHDVISPLMTTSLGLGLRNT from the coding sequence ATGGCGGCAGCGGAATCCATAACAAAACGTGAAAACATCGCCGGAATCAATATTGCGGATGGCGTGGTGAGCGTGGCGCGCATTGTGCGGCGCGGCCGGCACAAGATTGTGCTGACGCATGCCGGCTGGATGGAATATGCACCGGATGCCTCCGATGCCGAAATTGTTCAGGTGATCAAAAGGCTTTGGAAAACGACCCGCATGCCGACCCGGACGGTTTGCGCCGGACTCCATACCCGTTCGCTTTGCCTTAAATATTTCAAGTATCCGGATCTGGCCCCGCGCGAGCTGACCTCCGCGCTCTGCCTCGAGGCGGAGGAGTCGCTCCAGCTCCCGCCGGAGCAGATTGCCCTCGATTGGCACATCAACCGCCCCCGGAACGATCCCTACACCCAGCTGGGCGAGCAGCTCCATGGCATCTTGGTGGCGGTCGGTAAAAAGGAAGTCAACCGCCAGCTCAACCTGCTCAAGAGGGCCGGCCTGTATCCCGTCCTGATGGATGTCGGCAGCACCTCGCTCTGCAATCTCTTCCTGGCGCTGCGCGGGGAAAAGGTGAACAACGACAACGCCGTCTGCGTCGTCAACCTTTCGCGCTACAACGCGGATATCTCCATTCTGTACAACGACCACTACATCTATCCGCGCACCATCATTTCCCGGTCTGCCGAGTGGTCGACGAAGGTTCAGTATCTCATCGAAAACATTTCCGACGCGTTGCTCTACTACCATGTGAAGGTCGACAAGACCCCGGTCACCCAGTTGGTCTTGACCGGCTTCGTTCCGGATGATCCGCAGTTTGTTGCGCAGGTCCACGATACGATCGGCCTGCCCACCGAGGTGTGGAGCCCGCTGCGGGATGCAAACTTCCTGATTTCGCATAGTGTGAAGACCTCGAAAAAACATGATGTGATCTCCCCGCTGATGACCACCAGCCTGGGATTGGGACTGAGGAATACCTGA
- a CDS encoding prepilin-type N-terminal cleavage/methylation domain-containing protein — MKKTQKSGFTLIEVMVACLLLVVVLLGSASVSYRSGAGIQGHQDRREATIAANIILEKYWNMTYPDLQAFAGTSISISKPVNGKTLTGSVDFVQGSDCIEIALDLKFNNDSDSIQFATKRYKYGLSKAKL, encoded by the coding sequence ATGAAGAAGACACAAAAATCTGGATTTACGCTGATCGAAGTGATGGTTGCCTGCCTATTGCTGGTTGTCGTGTTGCTGGGTTCGGCTTCGGTCAGCTACCGGTCGGGCGCAGGAATCCAAGGGCATCAGGACCGGCGGGAGGCGACCATTGCGGCGAACATTATCCTGGAAAAATACTGGAACATGACCTACCCCGATTTGCAGGCCTTTGCCGGCACAAGCATATCCATTTCCAAACCGGTGAATGGGAAAACCCTGACCGGATCCGTCGATTTTGTTCAGGGTAGCGATTGCATCGAGATCGCCCTCGACCTGAAATTCAACAACGACTCGGATTCGATTCAATTCGCAACCAAACGCTACAAGTATGGATTAAGCAAGGCGAAGTTATGA
- a CDS encoding PilW family protein gives MRAHCKRSGFSLVEMMVAILASSILALTVGSILYFSWMAWMQHNDSVSMQRDVSLTMKLIADEVRETPIEDISVGGSLQGAHGAFVVSGNDLVYKGITVIDGWLTGFESTKTTTNVLVKVALSTGQDNSVFEATFFSRN, from the coding sequence ATGAGAGCACATTGCAAGCGCAGCGGTTTCTCCCTGGTTGAGATGATGGTCGCAATATTGGCCTCATCCATCCTTGCATTGACGGTGGGGAGCATTCTGTATTTTTCATGGATGGCTTGGATGCAGCACAACGATTCGGTCAGCATGCAGCGCGATGTTTCATTGACCATGAAACTGATTGCGGATGAAGTTCGTGAAACACCGATTGAGGATATTTCCGTAGGCGGTTCCCTGCAAGGTGCCCATGGAGCATTTGTGGTATCCGGCAACGACCTGGTCTACAAGGGAATCACGGTCATCGACGGATGGCTGACGGGATTCGAGTCGACCAAGACCACCACGAATGTGCTTGTTAAGGTGGCGCTTTCAACGGGCCAGGATAATAGTGTGTTCGAGGCCACCTTTTTCTCGAGGAACTAG